cgaagcctctcagactatggcggagccatgatatctaagggcgaagcccgtaaagttgatcaccccatcaccgatcacccccaatgacctatcaccctcaatgacctatcactcccaccagctactctttattaatatccttaaggacgaagcccgtaccgtaaccttacatgtataactcactaactcgggttagaaatttttttttttctaaatttttttaaaacttttttatggattgagttaattaaaaaaaaatgaaaaaattttaaaaaaacaagttaaaaaaaaattaaaaaacggaccttctcttccttctctctttaagaaccttctctctcgatctctaccctatatatatatatatatttcttgagCTGCCCATGGAATAAAAAGTAGATCTCTATCTGATCTgtcggtgagaacacttttaaaataagaacggtgagaacaccttaaaaacatcattttgatgcattaaaagtccataaaactaacatagtgcataactaattatcattatttaagtgattaacaacacattcatccgtcaaaatcgaaatattcatgatttttgttttgtgcatccatcttggatgcatattcatcaaaatgatgaatccaacaaaaaacgtgattttttcgattttgataaatcaatgtgttgttaaacgcttaaataatgataaatagttatgcactatgtcagttttatggacttttaatgcatcaaaatgatgattttaaggtgttctcaccgttcttattttaaaactgtttgtctccatatatatatatatatatatatatattgatgtttGAATATTAGCTCTGTAACTCAATTCTCTTATGCCTGCTTTACCTCAAATTCCCTTTCTTTAGAATGATACCTTTGTCTATTGAATCCTCGGTCCTATCTTTCCTGTTTCAGATCCAAGCTTGTAACAATTACAAGTATTCaataataatgtaaatgaaatcACCTGATTTGAGTAGGAACTGCTGAATTACTCCTTGTATAGTACTCTTTCCACATCAGCACAACATCAACCACACATTGTAACAAGTAAAACGAGATCAAAACACGAAAAAGAAACACATTCCTCTCGTTACTCACAGCACTCCAACTCAAAATCACAACAGAAACCACAGTTAATATAAGCTTCCGAATCGTCTCGATAACAACAACCGGGCCGAAATTCGCTCTCCAGTTCTCCAACCAATTCGGCTCATGAAAATTATAGAAAAATCCGGTTAGTACAGATGATACCAGAATCCGGCACACGAAAAGACCTCGAAGAGTTGATGAGATTAAAGTTGAGGTAACTGTTTCTGGTGCGGCGATATCGTCCTGATTTTCCGGTTCGATGACCACGATGATCTCCGGCACTGTCGTCGCCATCTCTCAAACGTAGCTAatttctgtgtgtgtgtgtgtgtgattctGATATAAAATTGAATggcttttgtttatattagagAGGGAAAATATGAATATTTGGCGATTAGTAGTGTAAAGTAAAATCAATTTTAGGAAAAGGTAAAGTTGAGAATGTTTGACTTTTCAGACTCTGAAGAAATGTTTGACTGTGAAATACGGACTAATGTAGACAGGTTTTTGCAACAAATAACGATAAGTTCGAGATTTtgctaaaaaaaagttatggttAACACAAttacaaaatccaaaaaaaataaaaatacacacacataaaTCCAAACGTAgttaaatttggtttttaaagcACTTTttttgagggttttttttttttttttcataattacaAATAGTAACATCTCACATAATACTTCCCAATTTTGTTCATAATGAAACTTGAACTTATAAATTCATGGTTACTATACCTAACTTACATACCGCTAGACTAGAATTTTAATCTAAAGGTTATGGTTATATATAATGACCGGGAGTTTGTTAAAGATGAGTATCAGAATAAACATACGAATATATATAGACTTGAGGTTGGCATGAAATTCATTTTGTCCACAATTTTAATTAGTGTGCAAAATATGAATGCACAGGGTGTATTGTTTTTAGAGTATAATATAGGTTAGAAATTTGTATGCCAAGAGATACATTTAGCCCCTTTTTTTGGCCATCTTTTCAAACCTTACATGTTTAAACCATTCAAGGTAGACATAAGCTTAAAAGAGGTGAAACTGTCACCTACATGACCTTGAGGTCTGCGAAAGGACCATGCTCAGAAGTTTAAAACTGATCAGCGCCTACTGGTTCAAGGATCCGGTATAGAAGGTTTCAAACGAATCAAAATTGAATGAAGGTAGTGAGCTGGGCAAGAGGCCACAAGGGAAGTGCAACAGGCCATTTTCTAATCCCTGTATGAATGAGTTAGCCACCAATATTTGTTTGTCCTTTTTAAAAAAGATCAGATATCGTTAATGCATTGACCATGATAACAAAAACAATAGTACGGATTTTCAGCAAAAATCCAAATCTTTGAGTAAAAATGgtttagaagttttttttttttttttcggtaaAAGGTTTAGAAGTTTGTATGTGCAAAAGTTAAGAGACATTCAAACCATTtttcttttagcatttttttATAATCTGGGCGATTTGAAATAACACACAACACAAACCGAACATTCATAAGAAAATCAGACAAAATGTCACCTTAATTACTAGTTCAGTCACTTTATACATCTCTACTTGCATACAAGATACTATTAGTTGTTTGAGCTCTATACAAGCACTCTACTCAAAACGAAGTTTTTTCAGTTGATCCATATAACCTTCCTTCCTGCCAAATTCAGAGGCAGCCAATAACAAGGTAATCACACAATCTGAAGCCATGGAACAACGGAAGTATATCAACAATGGTTGACCTATACCAAGTTTCCTTTATTTTGGTTCTTTTGTGTTAATCGAAACTATGTTTCCAGTTCTGATTTTTCCTGATCAATTCACGCTTGCAGAGTGGACAACAAGCTCTTAGCACTAGCCAATCTCGGATGCATCTAGTATGGAAGTGATGGTTGCATGGAAGTGAACAAAGTTCTGTTCCATCTTGACAGTTGCAGAGGCATATACAGCAGTCCTTCAAAAAAACAGAGATGAAAGTCAGACTGGTTAGTTTCTTCGGATAGCTCCTGTAGTATTTACTTAGTCAACAATATTAAATATCACAGTTGGtcatttcaacccatttattaATTTGGGTTGTGTATTTCCTTAAATGggttgtacttttttttttctttcataaattcGTTGTATCTAAATATATACAAGAAATAACTAAACAGAAACGGTACTTCTGTCACttacaacctcctaaatcatttcaGACAAAGATTTAGATATTATTTATAAGTGGATGAAAAAGTTTTTGCAAGTTTATCTAGCCCTGTTCGTTTCAACCCAAACCTGTATTCACACGTCACCCTATGCACCTGTCCCTCCCATCTTGTCAATAAAGCTAATTCATTcctttattttcaatttatctTAGTACATACCCAAAAAAATATACCATAGTTTGATGGTTCATATCTAATTAACAAGGATAAATCATAATGCAATCGATCACTCAACACACAAATGGCATTAAGCTATAACCATTTTGGTAAAATTGAAGGACTGAAGCATGGATTAATTTCACAGGGAAACAGCATAGTTACTATGAACAAGTTATAACCATCCTGCCAAGTTTTTCTTCTGCAGTTTCATGGTACCTACTAACACTAGACTTGGCAGCTTCAAGCTATTTACGTACAACCATCCTACCTGACAATATAAGTCATCTTTATCCCAATCGTGTTGCATCAAAAAATGATACCTAAAACTCAAGTGGATAAATGGGTTAAATGTCATACCAATTGTACTTTTATGCAGACAACACCCTATATGACTTCAATAAAACATTTAGATTATCaataatttgtgttttgtatcttttttcaattcattttctttatctaaaagtaaattaaaaagtaGACTCTAAAGGGTCTTCCGGTCAAACTAACTTGTTTGCCCTGCGCTAAAAAAGTTTATGTTTCAACCCAAACTTGTTTAATGTTATTACCCAAACCACCCATTTTACCATCTCCACATAGGTATCTAGATATATATGTTGCTATACATGTATACAGAACAAGCACTCTAGTGTAACGTGGTCCTATAGTCAATATAACTTCAGCTGGCATGATTCTATCATTAAATAGCTAATTATATCAGTAAGCAATCACTTTATCAGTGGAAAATAGACTTACCGCATCCAGTACTAGATAAACACCTTCAGGAGAGAATTCTGGACCATTTGTCAACATGGGAACCATTCTACGTGCTCTACCATCAGCTTGATTCTCATCATTGGACACTTCAAATATGTATTTGGGAAGCATGCTGATGTCAGCATCTGATGCACCTCTCTATTATAAGCATAATtgtcaaaaactcaaaaccattggtaaacaaaactaaataatTAACTTTAGAGCCTATACACTTGAGAGCTAGATTTGCAGGCACGGAGGACTAAATTTTGACAACACAAAAGTTATGATAGAAACCTTGATGAATAAGGAGCTAAAATTTGAGAGAACCCGCCAGTAACGAATGTGAAAAAAGAACAAGCCAGGGAGCACGCAAGCCAGAGCCAACCTGCCATCATTAATGAACAAAGGAAAGAATTAAAAGGAACTGACACTCAATAATCTATGTCCACTcattttataaatgaaaaaatgtCAATAAATATCAATAAGTATAGTCTTGAAAACCCAAGACTGAAATAGATCCAAGCATAACTTCAAACTGTTTACAAGACTTTTATGGAAGATaataaagctatatatatatatatatatatatatatattccaaacATACCAGAATAGACGTGGAGCATCAGGCGGGGGAATTTCGCCAATATGACGGATACACCAAGTCACCAACTGCTATACAACATCCAAGCCTCGTTGAATTCTATAGTAAGAGCTTCCAATATTGTAGAAGAACTGAAAAGTCCAAATACAAGACATCAGTCGGAGGATGTATATTGGAACTAGTAAGACTCGATAAAGTAATATAGTTCTTTCATGGGCCATGCCTGAGGCTTACAAATGTAATACCTTAGCAGCCTAATTTTTTTCTTACCACAACCACATACAACATACCCTATAaagttgtttttggtgtagAGCATGTCTAAGCATAAGTGatcatatatcattttaataCAAATTAGTGGTTACCTGACATAAACTGTAAAAACACTTAGCTTACTCAAATTGAGCTCAACTAAGTTGTTAATGAAACCTGTAAGGCTGAAATAGAATTTGATTAATCCACATGCTTCCACTTGAATCATGTTCTGTTCAATAAACATGACTTGAGCTCTTTTAACCACATTATTGGACTTTAGGCTATTTAAACTTGTGtctgcacacacacacacacacagaacACCCAACATGCTGGAAAACCTCCAG
The sequence above is drawn from the Erigeron canadensis isolate Cc75 chromosome 4, C_canadensis_v1, whole genome shotgun sequence genome and encodes:
- the LOC122597399 gene encoding E3 ubiquitin protein ligase RIE1-like, with the translated sequence MLHVYSGMLALACVLPGLFFFHIRYWRVLSNFSSLFIKRGASDADISMLPKYIFEVSNDENQADGRARRMVPMLTNGPEFSPEGVYLVLDADCCICLCNCQDGTELCSLPCNHHFHTRCIRDWLVLRACCPLCKRELIRKNQNWKHSFD